A window of Branchiostoma floridae strain S238N-H82 chromosome 9, Bfl_VNyyK, whole genome shotgun sequence genomic DNA:
ATTACGGACAACCAGATCAGTTGTTTGGTTGACCTGCCGTCTTTTGTTTCCTGAGTACACAAGCTTCTACATCGGGGTGCCTACATCAAGCGGACACTAGATACAGATAGTAGCAGCTGTTAAAATACTTCCCTACCAGTTGTATCCGATTAGTGCCCCAATAATGCACCCTTTACTCTTGAGACACTGGAGGCCCGCTACATTTTATGTTCGCCGTCTTCAAGTCAGCGCCTTTTGTACAAGTACTGGTAGCTCAAGGCCATCTGTTTCTTGTTTAGAAAAGTTCCTGCATGCTTCTGAGGTCAGACATGTGGCTACCACAAGGTACGTCTTCTTTTCTGTTTGCTGGTAACCTCCGTGTACGAGCTAAAATCTGGTGTATGCGAGGAGGGATGTTTGTGGTCATGCTATTTCTCGGGCTTATTTGCATATAAAAACCTCGACTTGTGTTTACTTAGAGGGCACACCTTACGAAAATACGACGAAACCATGATGATAGAGGTAGAAGGTAGATAGCAAACTAAACTGACCGTACCAGATTAACATGGTATTAAGAAGCACTACAAAACATTGATTGAACTCCATGGGggaatatcatatttcattgtaGCAAAGCCCGGCCTTCACCCTTTTATTCACGGTTCGCTGAGCAAACATAGCGGTGGATAGACTAACAAAAGGCTCCGCACTGAATAACATGTTCACAaccaccattttgaaaattccGGGCTTGAGGTCAAATTGACTAAAGATGGTCATTTTAAAATGCAAACTAAAGGTAAACGGATTTATACGTGTCCTTTAAGTACTTAAAAACATAACGTTAGTTTGTTAATGTATATTCATCATGTTTATTAAATGTGTTTATTCATGGACTTACTTGACTTTACTTATGTCGGGTGTCGATCCTCTACTACCACCCGAACCACAATTCATTATTAGGTCCCGAAGTTTTTCGAGTGTTAAAAATCCCGGCATACTGAAGAGCAGGTTTCCAGATGGCAACATTCCTGGGAACGAGACCTTGACCCAGTACGTCACACAACACTTTGATGACTATGGGAACGATGTCGCAATCGTAAGTTTTTTAACGGCACATATCAGTTATATtcagtatgttttttttttttttttttgtctagaCTTAGTATAGCTTAGCATTAATGCTTTCGGGGTGGGGTCAATGATATATATCAATTAATGTCACCTTGCCCATATCCGTATGTCTTACACATACACGGTTTGATTAGATAGAGTGTAAGGAATCACAACACTTTCacttaacacacacacacacacacacacacacacacaaatatatattttactcCATAACACATATATACAAGGAAATCAGAACAGGGCTTGAAACtaaatgcatatttttttcCCCGCTTTGTTAATGATCACCACTATAACGGAAGAACGACTATTTACAAAATCTATTCCTGGAACTACCTAAATGGACAGGCTTGTTCTGAGGGGAAATGCCTCAAAATCCTACACAAGTTTGCAGCGACTTTCAGCAAGGAACTGATAAAACTTGGAAATATTGTTCTcaagttttaaaagtttatcGTGCGTATATCGCCTTATCTGACAGTAACATCACATGTACTAAATCATATCGCGTATGGATACTGCCACAAACCCACGGTATCCCTGTGCCGTATGATTGTGGGAAGTTTGCAACAATTGAAATAACACTATGTGGTTCTTCAAGTATTTTGGTTGTAACCAGCATACCTGCCACTCAGCGTAACACAACAAACCTAGGTCTTGGATTGTACAAAGGATTACACTATGGGGCGATAGATAAAACAGCTTGGCAcctggtaaaacaaatagaCAGCTGAGTTGCACAAACAGAATGCTTAATCATTgccttgcttttttttttcagataaacGGTGTTACCGGGGAGAGTTACACTTATCTGCAGCTGAAAGACTTGATTAGACGCTTCGGCAGCGCCCTCACGCGATTGGGATTCAAACAGCATGACGTGTTGGCTGTCTTCAGTCCGAACGTGCCAGAATACGCCATAGCGTTCTTCGGGGCTACGTCAGTGGGTGGCGTGGTAACCACTGCAAACCCAACGTACACAGCAGGTTTGTATATTTTACAgatttgcgatagcaaaacctttaTTGTTTTTGTGGCGTCCATGTCGTCTAAGGGAATGTTGCATGATGGAAAGAGGTGTCGTCATTTTTTACGTGTTAATGATGACGTGGGATGGTTTTTGCTTGTTATTGCTGACTTGTACATTAGATTGGATTTTATTGATGATATTTGTCCGTTCTAAGTCATAGTGGATAAAATCACTTAATTCGGTCATCACTCTCTAATCCAGTCATTTACTCAGGAAATCAACAATATATTCATGTTTGCATTAATGCATTCATCTAGCAACTCTTTCattcaataatttttttattcatcgaTCAATCTGTTCACTTGCTTATTCACGTAACCACGAAGGCATTTACTAaactcatttactcactcatTCAGTCACTATGATAATATTTGTCAGTCACTATGATAATATTTGTCAGTCACTATGATAATATTTGTCAGTCACTATGATAATATTTGCACTCATGCATGTATCCACTTACTTACTCACTTATTTACGCTCTCTGGTTTCCAATTGAGcggcaaaagaaaaaaaaaactaatataCAAGTATACTCTTGTGGTATCCGGTAAAGTTGAATttaatgacaaaaagaaaaccattCAGATTGTTCTCTACATTTTATTCAATCATTATTTTCTGACATTCTCGTAGATGAGCTGGCACACCAGTTGAGACATTCCAATGCTCATTACGTCATCACAGTACCGGAAGTGGCGGAAACTGTGAAAGCAGCCAAATACAAATGTCCAAACGTAAAAGTGAGTATTGACTACAAGCACCTATGTAAATGTTCTTGCCGTTTCTTGTCACAACTATCAAATAGAATGTTAAATCTAAAAGTGAATGGGGAAAAAAGTTTCTCTATATGTATATGGACCTGTAAAATTTGCCGTACGCTAGAGTTGCGCAAATTGAGAGAATAAGAACCCGTGCAGCAAAAGTTGTTGTCGGTAAGACCCCCCTTCTACTAGGCGGCGATCAATCTGCGCTCACACTGCGACctaaacaggatatgtgtaacttttttttatactgttttttttatagggcatgtaaaagtgtgacaggccttaaaacaaaacacacaaagtgtaaaagaaaattaggtcgcagagagagcgcggcaagagcgccgtccgagtggaaaggggtatggcATATTCAAGCTGTAGCTAAACATAACCAGGAGATTCTGATTTTTGGTGACAGTTAAAGGaactgtagcaaaaaaaaaatatcaaagaccTCCAAAAATTACTGTCAAGAAAACTAAGTAAAACTGACAAACAGGATATCCTGCAGacaaaaaataatttgtttgcttttttgacTTAGGAAATCTTCGTCATCGGAAGTGACGTACCAGAATGCCGATCTTTCTCCGAACTTCTTGAAGATGACGGCTTGGCCTTTCCTGCAGACGTGCCCGTGAACGTGACGGAGGACGTGGCGGTACTGCCGTACTCCAGCGGTACCACGGGGTTGCCGAAAGGAGTGGTTTTGACCAACAACAACATCGTCGCCAATCTCAGACAAATCATGTAAGTTCTCAAAGCCACTATGTGATAAATATCCCTAATAATAAGCGTATTTACTCTCCTATAGCCTAAGAATGTTATATTTtcggataaataaataaaaaactaCCCACCCTGAATCTtgattttacattgttaaacttGCATTGTTCAAGCACAATCGCCAACACCATCCCACCCGACCCCATTTTGTACGAACGTCATTGTGAATATAATGCATCTTTTAAAGAGAGTGCTCATTTAGGTCAGTATCACTGTATCTTTTCCTagaatataataaaaaaaattgatcaaGCAAACTTATCCGACGTCACAGGTATTTTTTCCTAGAAATTTTCAACTTGACTGTCCCAAAACTAgtttttttcccctttttttaGGACTATAGCCATAAAGTAAACCTGACCTTTGTTAAACCAAAGCAAATCGTTGGCAATACTTTATTACAGACACAAGGGGATGCTAGAATTTAACCGCCATGAGGACAGCCTGATCGCACAGTTGCCGTTCTTCCACATCTACGGGATGGTAGCCGTGCTGTCCTGCTGTCTCCGGCAGGGAGTCAAAATCGTCACCATCCCACGGTTTGAGCCCGAGCTGTACCTGCGCGTCATTCAAGACTACAAGGTTATTTCGTATTTGATATTACAGAAACTGAGACGACGtttcttttgaaaatgacacaaaataaatGGAAGTATGCATTCTATACCGGCTGTACCATAATACTCATTATGGTGACCTGAATTTAACCCTCGTAATTTCCCTTATACCCAAAAACATCGTCAAATTATATGAATAATACAATGTTATGAAAGTCAAAAGAATATCTTTAACACCTTGATATTTAAAAATGTTCTTATCTTAGTGATTACATATGATGCAAACCccttttgttttgtcaaattgtGTAAGACTTTAATGATAAGGAAAAACAATAATCATTGTGGTTAATCAAGAGAATCTTGGCACCACCGTGTTTAAACCGAAAGTAGTTAATTATGAACTTTGcaattattttcatttcttaattcTAAATTATTGCCATTATATGTTAAGAAAAGTCGATTTTTGTAGTTCTAGATCAAGTTGTTCGGCAGCTAAACGACAATAACTATTGCACAGGTACTTTGTGACCCCCTATGGTCGGGATTCAGTCATACAATTTTTCTGTACCCTCCAGGTACCAACGGAGATAAACTTACCTGATTACTTGAATGTCTCTAACAAGCTGCTTCTATGCTGAACACAGGTAAACCGGGTGATGATGGTTCCTCCTATAGCTCTGTTCCTGTCCAAACACCCGCTAGTGGACCAGTACGACCTGTCTCATGTGAAGGATCTGATGTGCGCTGCAGCACCGATGGGTATAAACCTCACCATGGCTCTGCGGGATAGACTGAATCCTCAATCTCTAAGACAAGGTATCACAAAACAATGTGTATTTCATAAGAATAGCCTCTCATCATGAACAGTACACCCGAATAAGCATTGTTCTACCtagacatacaggtaagtatGGAATGTAACGGCTGGATTGAAAGCACTATGTCTAAAAAAGTGGTGTGCCAaagaaatttcattttcaagtgcTCATTAGACAGgacgaaaaaaacaaaaacatttctgcattgttCAAATGAGTCTCCCTGATGCATACATACGTTTCCCCACATAATAACAATTTTCGCCTCTGCTTCCAACAAAGACgtcatatattgtttttgctaaagaggttttctttctttgtttcccTCCTAAAAGGTTACGGACTAACCGAGACTAGCCCTGTCACACACCTCTGTATGGAAGACGAGTTCGCACCTGGAGCAGTCGGTGTCATCATACCAAACACGGAGATTAAGGTAAAGTACTTAGATTACGTATAATCATGATCAAAGATACAATTGTATTTAATATTGTCATAATTCATCATACAGATGTATTAACCTAGGAAACAGATAGTACGTTCACTGAGGTTAAGGACTGAAGGGGCAAGCATCCGTAACAGTATAACTTTGCGTAGAAGCAGAACTCCGCGAACCAATGACCTCAACTGTTACTTTATATTAAATAGCAGAAAATGAGTACTTTGGTAAAAAGACAGACGTCGCTGACAAAAGTTGCTGTGGTCGAGGAATGGTATTTTACCTCACACCAGCACAACACCTCCTCAACTTTAAAAAACAAATTTCGGCGTGATTCTGTAAATAATACTATACATAACACTGCACCAATGCTTAAAATACCATTTTGGATTGTAAGATGGTTAATTTTGACCGTTTCACAGGTGATCCATACCGAGACTGGGGTGGCTCTCGGTGAGGGAGAGGACGGGGAAATCTGTGTCCGCGGACCGCAGGTCATGAAAGGCTACTTAAACAACCCTGAAGCAACAGCGGGGTGTATCGATGCTGAAGGCTGGTTCCACACAGGTCAGTTAAACTAAAGGTCTCTTGAAAGTTTAGAAAATTATAACAGTTGAAAAAGCGTAATATTTtcagtttcctttttttacatttattagTCGTACAGAATTATAGTGGTCTTGGTTGTTTGTCGTCAAACTTTTCCCATGAAAATAAGACACATTTACAACAACGACAGGGGTTCTAGTCAAGAAAATGAAACCAAAACTACAGCAGATGTTTTCCGACGACAAAGGAAGCTTTGCAGACTATTCATTATGTTAAGAATTACTCGTAAAGATAATTGTGACTATTCAAAGATAGAATAGAAAGTATCTACTCTATGTATTTTTGTAGCCTTTATGTATTTTTGGGCAGCAGCGTACTTGAAATAGTTTTCGTGTAGGAAATGGAACTTCATCATCATACAACACAGATCTACCATCACAAGACTAAGAATCAattgccacaaattacgaatcgaatcaggaagacataaccacactcgTCTAGAtcaaagaatatgccaattttgtagtttagggaaagtagaagcttaagatgaagtacattttactatggattgtcctttgtatgatagcgataggaacattttatttgactatgtgttaagtaaatatccccactttagatactttaatagtaaagagaaatttatattcctgacagcttttgacaaaccaactctaaccaaccatacagctagctacatttatacaattaccaagaagcgagaggaagtcgaatgtcctagaatagattagacgcacatctacatatatagatgtgtatgattgtttccattgttacatatatgtgattcctaccgtgtgacctgtacttagcccagtggggcaaaaatgtgcaatagaggtcttcattcattcatataaatatgaaatttaattaccttttacatattacatacTGTAAGAATTTCTTTTCCTTCAGGTGATATTGGACATTACGATGACAAGGGGTACTTCTACATCGTTGATCGACTAAAGGAGCTTATCAAGTATAAAGGGCTACAGGTATTGTTTTTCATTTATCTGTTTCTGATACATGGTAAAGCAAATGTAATTACTATTTTAACAGACTCTAGAACGGCTGTCAGAGAAACATTAGAATATTGTAACTATATAGCTGATAAAGTTACAAATGTGTAGATAGTCTCTTGTTTTCTGTACTTAACATTACTTCATGATCCAACCAAAAGCACTAATTTCAAATAATAGAACTAACCAAATGTGTGACTGCTTTATAATGAGTAGACAGTCCCATTTATGTTTCATCGTAGAtttatattatcaaaatcatacataGCGTAAACACACGCTATGAAGGTAATGCTGAAATATAAACATCATCATAACTTTGTACATAAAGGCATTATCATGCATTCAGCTATTTGATTTCCAGTAAATCGTAGCTCAAGCATTTTCAACAGTCCAAAAATCGTCTGCCGATTTATAAAATGTGCATTGCCATATAAATCTATAATATTTTTAATTTAATATTTTACATCTATGTACACTTGAGCTACGTTATCTATGTACATTTGAGCTACGTTACATCAACATGCAAATACCGAGGGCAGAAATTGTCGGTATCATAACAGAAAGCATCACAGAATCGCCAACCCTTATCTTTCTGACTTATCGTCTTGAATCCAGTACTAGCCAGTCTAGATTCTTCCGACTAGCCAGCAATACATCGTCATGTAGACACTGCATGAGGCCTTGCGATATAACAACAGTGTTGTTATTGAAGACCATTGTTCCATTACAGGTCGCACCTGCAGATCTAGAGGCTGTTCTGCTTGGCCATCCCGGGGTGCAGGACGTGGCCGTTATCGGGCTGCCCGATGACGAGGCCGGGGAGGTGCCCAAAGCGTTTATCGTCAAAAAGACAGATGATGTCACGGAGCAAGAGATCGTAGACTATGTCGCAGGTACTGTTAGGGTCATGTCGAATATGTCCAAACGACAAGTTTAATATAAGATGGAAGTTTATCTGCTTTgatagaagtcattattgaattAGTTCAACTGTAATAACCAACACAAAaatggactcacccaaattttcgacttaACAGCACCAGTCTGGCAAGGAATGAAGTTAATGTTATACATAAGATTTTTACAATCCTCTCTGATCAGTGACGGTGGGGGCCATAGACTTCCCACAACGTAAGacccactgcttactgagtcacgtgttctaccTGCATAACATTGGATTGTTATTTCATTGTCAAATATTGGTGCTGTTTAGTCAAAAattagtccaatttttgtgttggacatTACAGTTATAATAGTTCAAGCTTGATACATATTATATTTTGAATCAGcctaaaaataaaacagaaacatATCATTGCTGGTATAGTTATATAAAACCTTGCCAAGATTGCGATTTTACAAAGTAACGTTTGCTGTTGTTGTATAGTTAACGTTATAGCAGTTATCGAAAATATATGGTTTCTTTTTGCAGGAAATATGTACCTATTACTAAACCCATTCCTCTTGAAAATCCcagaccccctccccctctagTGTTTCAATATGACATATTATCCTGTTATTTTTTCAGGCAAAGTGGCACCATTCAAGAAGTTACGTGGCGGAGTCGAGTTCGTGAAAGAAATTCCAAAATCTGCCAGTGGGAAAATCTTGCGGAGGACACTCAGGGACAAGTCTAGAATCTAATTGACTTTCTTTTTTAACTGGCCCTATGCGTTTATATCGAAATGCATAAGATAGGAGCTAGTCTTGTGACTTGTTGGCTTTACTGTTAAGGTTGTGTATGTTGGAAGCCGACGACAATTAAAATTGATAATGTGACGTGGTTACAGTATGGTTACAACAcagtaaaatacattttgttctaTATAACAAAGAGCATTGCAAAAATATCTGCATTTTAGATTCAATTTTCAAGGCGACTAAAGGAAAACAACAGAAATTACACAAGGTCTACCTCCAGACTCCAATTTTTAAAACACCGCTGAAATGCGTTTTCAATGAATCATGTATGCTATGATTAAGAAAAAATGATTGTCAACATATGTGaaatgatgttcaaaatattgaaatgaatGTCTTCACGGGTCACGCAAAGACATTGCATACAAGTTACATCTAATGGAAAGCGTTACTTATCTGGTAGATAAAGTGATGGTTCTATATACTTTCAGTAAATCAATATAAATGCACTCTAAATATATTACAATGCGTATCAAACTACAATCTATGCTGTAAACACATGACCCATAGTGATATTGATATAGTTCTTTGTTTCAAGCTTGTTGAGGTGGGCGAACGTCCTTTTGGATTTGATTTTTCTTACACATTGTTAACCATGAAGCGGCATTCAGAATCGATTTAGTTTTATGAACCATTAGAGATATGCACCAAAGGATGTAACAGAGAATAAAAATGGAATATATAAAGTGTCTCCTGGACCTATATCTGTGGCACACATGGGCAAATCAGCAACATAACAACTGTCATGTGGACGCATGTAGTTAAATTGGTGATTTCGGGCTGTTAGTTTGCAACAGGTTGGGCCTCTGTAAGGACCCCACTTACGTATGTTTATACGTATTTTTTTCAACCTGTATTTTTCATTGTATTCAATGCATGATTCCATTACATTCAAAGACGATGTTAAAAATCAACGCCTTTGTGTAGCATCATGTagtatgtaacaaaaaaaaaacgtagaaGAACTTTGTTACAACAAGTTTAGGAAATATCACATAGTAAGAGTTATTTTTACATGTTCTATTCATGCAACTTTCTTAGTAATAAAAAAATTTCTGTGTACAATTATGATAAAATGTAGAATCTTAATTATGCATATTCAAACCTCTTGTCATATTTAGCATTGATACTGGTGAGCTTGTGTTTTGAAACAGCACATACGATGGGAAAAATACTTAGAAGTAGATCTATGGTCGGCAACAGACAAATTTAGAAATAGTGACCGCTCTCTTGAAATTGAGAAAGGGCGGTACGGGTTGGTAGCAGTGTGTGACAGAATGTGATTGAAATGCAGTACTAAAAATAATAACATATTGACTAATACCGATTACATAGTAACCCCGAATAAAACATCTAAATATATCGAATTTTCATATATATTGTACCCTTTTGTCTTCCAAACCGTATAGAACTGCACAAAAAATTAAAACCCTGTCAAATACCCATGATATCTAAGCCATGTACATGGCAAGCCATGACGATCATAAATACTCATAACAGATTACATTATTAACTTCAAAATAAACGTTAAAATATCCAACAATTAATCAACTCAGCACGAATGAATAGAGATTCAATTCTAGGCCGTTCTATGTGTTACCATTTTTTGCCTTCTGATCACTCTAATACTCTTAAAGTCTGC
This region includes:
- the LOC118422502 gene encoding 4-coumarate--CoA ligase 1-like produces the protein MHPLLLRHWRPATFYVRRLQVSAFCTSTGSSRPSVSCLEKFLHASEVRHVATTRSRSFSSVKNPGILKSRFPDGNIPGNETLTQYVTQHFDDYGNDVAIINGVTGESYTYLQLKDLIRRFGSALTRLGFKQHDVLAVFSPNVPEYAIAFFGATSVGGVVTTANPTYTADELAHQLRHSNAHYVITVPEVAETVKAAKYKCPNVKEIFVIGSDVPECRSFSELLEDDGLAFPADVPVNVTEDVAVLPYSSGTTGLPKGVVLTNNNIVANLRQIIHKGMLEFNRHEDSLIAQLPFFHIYGMVAVLSCCLRQGVKIVTIPRFEPELYLRVIQDYKVNRVMMVPPIALFLSKHPLVDQYDLSHVKDLMCAAAPMGINLTMALRDRLNPQSLRQGYGLTETSPVTHLCMEDEFAPGAVGVIIPNTEIKVIHTETGVALGEGEDGEICVRGPQVMKGYLNNPEATAGCIDAEGWFHTGDIGHYDDKGYFYIVDRLKELIKYKGLQVAPADLEAVLLGHPGVQDVAVIGLPDDEAGEVPKAFIVKKTDDVTEQEIVDYVAGKVAPFKKLRGGVEFVKEIPKSASGKILRRTLRDKSRI